GCGCAGCTCCTGGCCATGGGCCGCCACGGGCAGGGGGAAGCGGACCAGCCCGGCGGCGTTGGTCTCGCCGCGGAACACCGGCGCGTCCTGCCCCGGCACAAAGGCTTCCACCGCAGCGCCCCGGGCCGGATTGCCCCGGGAAAAGCTGCCTTCCACCATCACCTCGCCGCCTTCGACCCAGGCGAATACGTTCACGCGATGGGCCAAGACCGGGCCGGACATCGCAAGGCTGTATAGCGCAACACCGCACAGGACAATCGCAAGCAGACCGCAAGATCGCATCATGCCCTCCCCGCCGCAGTCGGCGAAAGCGGCAGGTGCAGCAGCTCCGGTTGTACCCGGGCCAGAAACTGCACCACCGCCACGGTGACGGCGCCTTCGATGAGCATCACCGGCAAATGCGCTGCCAGCAGCAGCATGGCCGTGGGAACGAGGGCCTCGCCGGTGAGGGCCAGGCAGGCGGAGGTGAGCACCGCGGCCACCCCCACGGCGCCGAAGCCCATGCAGAATGCCGCCACGGCGCGCGCCCGGCCGCCTTTGGCCAGCCAGGGCCTTGCCGCCAGCCAGCACACCAGACCGGCACTGGCCATGGTGGCGGTGTTCACGCCCAGAATGGTCAGCCCGCCGT
This sequence is a window from Megalodesulfovibrio gigas DSM 1382 = ATCC 19364. Protein-coding genes within it:
- the cbiM gene encoding cobalt transporter CbiM; protein product: MHISEGVLAGPVLVAGWAVAAAGIGIGLKKLDEKQLVTASFLAAAFFVASLIHVPLGPGNVHLVLNGLLAAILGWAAFPAIFVSLLLQAVLFQYGGLTILGVNTATMASAGLVCWLAARPWLAKGGRARAVAAFCMGFGAVGVAAVLTSACLALTGEALVPTAMLLLAAHLPVMLIEGAVTVAVVQFLARVQPELLHLPLSPTAAGRA